One region of Leptospira levettii genomic DNA includes:
- a CDS encoding exodeoxyribonuclease V subunit gamma has product MPIHYFAGLHLHEITSELTKQIKKEQIENPLRMPLVVVPNTNLIPWLKLNIPKYNDSQLSINIEFTFLEKAILKTIFASLQIPPWAEEEEFYDYNSFKKDCFRFLYENQTTLFQNHPEIKTYISDLPKLYYLSDLLTKYFKDYELNRSDWIHNWLKDTKSQIPNHLTKDPYWDLEKKIYLGTNQGGKQNLFYYLEKGKELSLQGSLHFFYLSNLSGTYIDFLKTVSKNPNANLNIYIYQFHNGKVIGQNPEKAKNYLSKFAKPQSYLAKEFSNTTKQKEKSKYASGGMLAKLKSILLEEQVKDENYLDDQTVRVWNAPSEYREMESIAHDILHKISTSKGALSLLDFAILVPNTNDYKAAIEWVFHGGIYTTQRLEETPTLHRLNYSLSDLVAKDSSLLYKVFSILFPSFLNQRIEKDDFIQLLENPLITGKNKTTSSDQTNSVSQLLNSLGSLYNENKEENPYTISFGVKRAVLSVISDEKTTWDEMRMITDPLAEEDSVLHLNLVWEQIKSLQTFFTSEFLQLPAEERFKSFESKWNQFFQFSEETENERIYLTTWLDTIAKWCDTEWNDTNDFLQFLKLQTDEIFSNIATQKGNYLTEGITISLLQPMRPIPFFHIYIVGLGEGKFPGSKDLSRFNLRKNDTKPWDLNRIEIQESLLWETILSAEDSITFSYVGKNTLEDKEFEPCSSLFEIMNSLGIDRATEIPLTPYSQFYEKEILHSYDYARNLKQYRSLETQLPKPSFTSLEDLVLPNSELKSKKEISISSIASAFKNPILPYIKENLGYIDDEEETSAEEPFYFNSLESYLFKSKFVPLFTESLANEGVWPWDKDTIQRKINEFSQIAEKKAEFPYGAFHLVTSESLLEELTAIAEVYKTLKVELFSNANGMEYLSSLSIGDTGLRDGFQLPSFPLDENQSITGEWENLIAIGDTYYWFYPRSFVPKPEKPNDYFKDYLKDYFGKMILLFLSACLFRTIGKKLVIIPILSKQKEKDMILPLDHLPEVESANYIRSVVTLINESPPMYVPNPGLNLFFAEMGTDHSKEDADALETAWKEFLEEEADQILEFESEHMKLSPYGKDLLHQFSFQKVYPLLLPLLRKGF; this is encoded by the coding sequence TTGCCAATACATTATTTTGCAGGACTCCATCTGCACGAAATCACTTCGGAACTAACCAAACAAATTAAAAAGGAACAAATTGAAAATCCACTTCGTATGCCACTTGTGGTTGTGCCGAATACGAATTTGATCCCTTGGTTGAAACTCAACATCCCGAAGTACAATGACTCACAACTCTCGATCAACATAGAATTTACATTTTTAGAAAAAGCAATTTTAAAAACGATCTTCGCTTCCTTACAAATTCCTCCTTGGGCAGAAGAGGAAGAATTTTATGATTACAATTCATTCAAAAAAGATTGTTTTCGTTTCCTCTATGAAAACCAAACAACCTTATTCCAAAATCATCCAGAGATCAAAACATACATCTCCGATTTACCGAAGTTATACTATTTATCAGACCTATTGACAAAGTATTTCAAAGACTATGAACTCAATAGGTCAGATTGGATCCACAACTGGCTAAAGGATACGAAGAGTCAAATCCCAAACCATTTGACAAAGGATCCGTACTGGGACTTGGAAAAAAAAATTTACCTTGGGACAAACCAAGGTGGCAAACAAAACTTATTCTATTACCTCGAGAAAGGAAAAGAATTATCCCTCCAAGGGAGTTTGCACTTTTTTTATTTGTCCAATTTGTCTGGGACATATATTGATTTTTTGAAAACAGTTTCGAAAAATCCAAATGCAAATTTAAACATCTATATCTACCAATTTCATAATGGCAAAGTCATTGGACAAAATCCAGAGAAGGCCAAAAACTACTTATCCAAATTTGCAAAACCACAATCGTATTTAGCAAAAGAATTTTCAAACACCACCAAACAAAAAGAGAAATCAAAATATGCAAGTGGAGGTATGCTTGCAAAACTAAAGTCCATCTTACTGGAAGAACAGGTTAAGGATGAGAACTACTTAGATGACCAAACCGTTCGGGTATGGAATGCACCTTCCGAATACCGCGAGATGGAATCCATCGCCCATGATATCCTTCACAAAATCAGCACAAGCAAAGGGGCTTTAAGTCTGTTAGACTTTGCCATCCTTGTTCCCAATACCAATGATTACAAAGCAGCGATTGAATGGGTTTTCCATGGTGGGATTTATACAACACAAAGATTAGAGGAGACCCCTACTCTCCACCGTTTGAATTATTCACTTTCTGATTTAGTGGCAAAAGACTCTTCTTTGTTATACAAAGTATTTTCAATTCTCTTCCCATCGTTCTTAAACCAACGCATCGAAAAAGATGATTTCATTCAATTGCTAGAGAATCCACTCATCACTGGCAAAAACAAAACGACATCCTCTGACCAAACAAATTCCGTTAGCCAATTACTGAATTCACTTGGTTCTCTTTATAATGAAAACAAAGAGGAGAACCCTTATACGATTTCCTTCGGAGTGAAACGCGCAGTCCTATCTGTCATCAGTGATGAAAAAACCACATGGGATGAGATGAGAATGATCACAGATCCTTTGGCAGAAGAAGATTCTGTTTTGCATCTGAATTTGGTTTGGGAACAAATCAAATCCTTACAAACGTTTTTTACATCGGAATTTTTACAGTTACCTGCAGAGGAACGATTTAAGTCATTCGAATCCAAATGGAATCAGTTCTTCCAGTTTAGTGAAGAAACAGAAAACGAAAGGATCTATTTGACAACATGGTTAGATACGATTGCAAAATGGTGTGATACCGAATGGAACGATACCAATGACTTTTTACAATTCCTGAAATTACAAACGGATGAAATTTTTTCTAACATTGCGACTCAAAAAGGAAATTACCTTACGGAAGGGATTACCATTTCTCTTTTGCAACCCATGCGACCCATTCCGTTTTTCCATATCTATATCGTTGGGTTAGGTGAAGGAAAGTTTCCTGGATCCAAAGACCTATCTAGGTTTAATCTCAGAAAAAATGATACTAAACCTTGGGACTTAAATCGAATCGAAATCCAAGAATCGTTACTCTGGGAAACCATTTTATCAGCAGAAGATAGTATCACTTTTTCCTATGTTGGAAAGAATACATTAGAAGATAAAGAATTTGAGCCTTGTTCGAGCTTATTTGAGATCATGAATTCACTTGGGATCGATAGAGCAACCGAAATCCCACTAACACCCTATAGTCAATTTTATGAAAAGGAAATTCTACATTCCTATGATTATGCTAGAAATTTAAAACAGTATAGAAGTTTAGAGACTCAATTGCCAAAACCAAGTTTTACTTCCTTAGAAGATTTGGTTTTACCTAATTCAGAATTAAAATCCAAAAAAGAAATCTCAATATCATCCATTGCATCTGCATTCAAAAATCCAATTCTCCCTTACATCAAAGAAAACTTAGGTTACATTGACGATGAAGAGGAAACGTCTGCAGAAGAACCATTTTATTTCAATTCATTGGAATCTTACCTATTCAAATCAAAATTTGTACCACTCTTTACAGAGTCTTTGGCAAACGAAGGAGTTTGGCCTTGGGACAAAGATACGATTCAGCGAAAAATCAATGAGTTCAGTCAAATCGCAGAGAAAAAAGCTGAGTTTCCCTATGGTGCTTTCCATTTAGTCACATCAGAATCCTTATTAGAGGAACTCACTGCAATTGCAGAAGTGTACAAAACATTAAAGGTAGAACTCTTTTCGAATGCGAATGGAATGGAATATTTGAGTTCCCTCTCGATTGGTGATACTGGACTACGAGACGGTTTCCAATTACCATCATTTCCTTTGGATGAAAACCAGTCGATCACTGGCGAGTGGGAGAATCTCATTGCGATTGGTGACACTTACTATTGGTTTTATCCAAGGAGTTTTGTTCCAAAACCAGAAAAACCAAACGATTACTTTAAGGATTATTTAAAAGATTATTTTGGTAAGATGATCCTTCTATTCTTAAGCGCCTGTCTCTTTCGAACGATAGGAAAAAAATTAGTCATCATCCCCATCCTATCGAAACAAAAAGAAAAGGATATGATCCTTCCCTTGGACCATTTACCTGAAGTGGAATCTGCTAATTACATACGAAGTGTTGTTACTCTCATCAATGAATCACCACCTATGTATGTACCAAATCCTGGACTCAATTTGTTTTTTGCAGAGATGGGAACGGATCACTCAAAGGAAGATGCTGATGCATTAGAAACTGCTTGGAAGGAATTTTTGGAAGAAGAGGCAGACCAAATCTTAGAATTCGAGTCTGAGCATATGAAACTTTCGCCTTATGGGAAGGATTTATTGCACCAATTTTCGTTCCAGAAGGTCTACCCCCTACTCTTACCCCTTCTGAGAAAAGGATTTTGA
- a CDS encoding alpha/beta fold hydrolase → MKKQKNYLTLLLIVGNFLLVACGGNGNQNGKEANAILSVLNGGSQSTNATPEMLQQSNAAYTRDIQTAFQNENDGSFSFNDNISFLSNDGVKITGNLFIPKSGTGPFPAIIFVNSWALNEYEYIVPAAKLAKKGYVVFSYNTRGFGTSGGLINVAGPKDMEDLSKGIDFLLANAPVNASNIGIAGISYGAGISLLGLSKEPRIKTAVAMSGWGSLPDSLYGNQSPRLVWGLLLVTAGYITGRMDPIIAENFQKLLDTRDVATVLSWARERSPNNFVAELNASGKPVYISNNSQDNLFQPNQILPYFEQLTVPKKLDLNNGIHATAEIGGILGINNYVWTNAYDWFDYWLKGIQNGIMTKPKVTIQKRFSSDRVSYSSWPNPSKVEKTYHLRPMGLFSPGKITTTANTSNGNDTILSGGTSATTGVPLLSEILDGAVSVPVTTNVNLIDRTNAMVYLSDSLSSPLKLRGRTFYKGRINSSDYAPHVVVYLYEVDFWGTGKLISHGTATLFNVKGKDVDLNVDLQAVAHDFPAGSRIGLAIDNIDPMYAVPKPISLYTTTFKHSTSTASTLKFESE, encoded by the coding sequence ATGAAAAAGCAAAAAAACTATCTCACTCTCCTCCTCATCGTAGGGAACTTCCTACTTGTGGCGTGTGGGGGGAATGGAAATCAAAACGGAAAAGAAGCGAATGCCATCTTATCGGTGTTAAATGGCGGGTCGCAAAGCACAAATGCGACACCAGAAATGTTACAACAAAGTAATGCTGCATACACTAGAGATATACAAACGGCATTCCAAAATGAAAACGATGGAAGTTTTTCGTTTAACGATAACATTTCGTTTTTAAGTAACGACGGTGTAAAAATCACAGGAAACTTGTTCATACCAAAATCTGGCACAGGTCCCTTCCCTGCGATTATATTTGTCAATAGCTGGGCGCTCAATGAATACGAATACATTGTCCCTGCAGCCAAACTCGCAAAAAAAGGATATGTTGTGTTTAGTTACAACACAAGAGGGTTCGGAACATCCGGTGGACTCATCAATGTGGCAGGACCCAAAGATATGGAAGACCTTTCCAAAGGAATCGATTTCCTGTTAGCGAATGCTCCAGTGAATGCGTCAAACATTGGTATTGCGGGAATTTCGTATGGAGCGGGAATTTCGTTACTAGGACTCAGCAAAGAACCAAGGATCAAAACCGCAGTGGCTATGAGTGGTTGGGGAAGTTTACCTGATTCTCTTTATGGCAACCAATCACCAAGACTTGTTTGGGGACTCCTACTTGTCACCGCAGGTTATATCACAGGACGTATGGATCCAATCATTGCAGAGAACTTTCAAAAACTATTGGATACAAGAGACGTTGCCACTGTATTATCCTGGGCAAGAGAAAGATCACCTAACAATTTTGTAGCGGAACTCAATGCATCTGGCAAACCAGTATACATTTCCAATAACTCACAAGATAATTTATTCCAACCAAACCAAATCCTTCCCTACTTCGAACAACTCACGGTTCCTAAAAAATTGGATTTAAACAATGGTATCCATGCAACAGCAGAGATAGGTGGGATTCTCGGAATTAACAATTATGTTTGGACCAATGCCTATGACTGGTTCGATTATTGGTTAAAAGGAATCCAAAATGGAATCATGACAAAACCAAAAGTGACAATCCAAAAACGTTTTTCTAGTGATCGAGTGAGTTATTCCTCTTGGCCCAATCCATCTAAAGTTGAAAAGACTTACCACTTGCGACCAATGGGACTCTTTAGCCCAGGCAAAATCACAACAACAGCAAACACGAGCAATGGGAATGATACCATCTTATCTGGCGGAACAAGTGCCACAACAGGAGTTCCTCTTTTATCAGAGATATTGGATGGTGCTGTTTCTGTTCCAGTCACAACCAATGTGAATTTAATTGATCGAACTAACGCCATGGTGTATCTATCTGATAGTCTTTCTTCTCCACTCAAACTTCGTGGGAGAACATTTTACAAAGGTCGTATCAATAGTTCTGACTACGCACCGCATGTAGTTGTTTACCTCTATGAAGTTGACTTTTGGGGAACGGGAAAACTCATCAGCCATGGAACTGCAACTCTTTTCAATGTGAAAGGAAAAGACGTAGACCTAAACGTAGACCTCCAAGCAGTCGCACATGACTTCCCTGCGGGATCTCGCATTGGTTTGGCGATTGATAACATTGACCCAATGTATGCGGTTCCAAAACCAATTTCACTCTACACAACAACATTTAAACACAGCACAAGCACTGCATCCACACTTAAGTTTGAAAGTGAATGA
- a CDS encoding UvrD-helicase domain-containing protein, with product MDHPLRNHPNFIEASAGTGKTHLIMQMLGEVMTHDVTNHIKENRLLQFLVLTFTEKAAGELKTRLKLKILELYDNGKHPEYYQYLRDLDQVTISTIHGFCNMVLTEYPVETQNNPNVKLTSNEELIRKTFYELKRSQWEGRDKQSLANEILISNLKTKEDLVVNTTSKLLADTKDYVFPKFVSLDDCIHNAKKSNVLDDIPTICEALKGPIGEAIYAQGAKGSIPQWMENWSSLEPFANAIRSEDKKYIANELQRIADLGRSLGKDIGKARGFDYFLLEGSTIAKKLDQAAIALQGKIKSVVDSLKEIFPLDQLDYEGSIFLQNTVIDLTSKTKSIIDKGEYLTYDQMILKVYDVIVRNPNQTLVQSLQERFQVCILDEFQDTDKNQYQIFKTLFLDKDTKSRMLFCIGDPKQSIYGFRGADIGIYLDASRDFESKSTLETNYRSTKELIHGLNTIFHDETKEFGTTHFFPIEEPGSKKENYLYHKVFSPDPETIKYKYVNPDESAIHIFDFKERIQNVSKVRNTWAETIRNEIKRIQTKETILSYHKKGERAPQEIKLKDIAILCGNQKESALVESYLAKAGIPCSIYKQRGIYQSREADQIQNLLECLLGANSSQSYKKILFSDIFSIHPHEIQKFDEHSIDSYEKSLIDKWQRLVKENRYASFFRSVMDETKLFWLEGKSTLEWERKRTNFRQIFQKLLEIQLKSNCSLQELLSHLRELKQKKQSPEEEPLFDRETEEDSVQILTIHASKGLEWPVVFLFYFGNRGNNIPNKEYSIEIETPEGKKRKWILGLWDVNPDKEDEENHFLNEQKRLLYVALTRPNLRLYLPKLNWGRSNTLPNSGYSQILYQELQRIESLRKENPSLTSSFVFRDPSEIAEVQNTNPLPTNDTQPKKPTSPILYPSEIKIGRVLLQHSYTSLQASEKNLNVTQEEKKKELEETPDVEVSSTFELPSSAKIGNFLHNILELCDFSIFQLDVDAILQSSVWKWAYQKSFVRYPIEVEGKELKIEETVASLLKQAMTAKINLATGNSISLSELKEEEKSAELKFHLFLQNLLLESGASLTDGFEHYLKGAIDLVFVKDKKYYIVDYKSNLLPNNDYSSEAVANAVRDKGYLFQKSVYSFILFEYLKSLFGPDVALDKFGGAYYLFLRGMSGDKQTGIYSDLKHSDSEWTLEQFEGIKKEVMAYIRSASDQLEKVYS from the coding sequence ATGGACCATCCTTTGCGTAACCATCCCAATTTTATCGAAGCATCTGCTGGAACCGGAAAAACACACCTTATCATGCAAATGTTAGGTGAAGTGATGACTCATGATGTAACAAATCATATCAAAGAGAATCGACTACTGCAATTTTTAGTGCTCACCTTTACAGAAAAAGCTGCTGGAGAATTAAAGACCCGATTAAAATTAAAAATCCTAGAGCTCTATGACAACGGCAAACACCCAGAATACTACCAGTATCTCCGAGATTTAGACCAAGTTACGATCTCCACCATTCATGGTTTTTGCAATATGGTGTTAACAGAATACCCAGTCGAAACCCAAAACAATCCTAATGTCAAACTGACATCGAATGAAGAATTGATTCGAAAGACGTTTTACGAGCTCAAAAGGAGCCAATGGGAAGGTAGAGACAAACAATCACTCGCAAATGAGATTCTCATCTCTAATTTAAAAACGAAGGAAGACCTCGTTGTTAACACAACTTCTAAACTCCTTGCCGACACAAAGGACTATGTATTTCCGAAATTTGTATCCTTAGACGATTGTATTCACAATGCAAAAAAAAGCAATGTGTTGGATGACATCCCCACAATCTGCGAAGCTTTAAAAGGACCAATTGGAGAAGCAATCTACGCGCAAGGAGCTAAAGGGAGCATCCCACAATGGATGGAGAATTGGTCCTCACTTGAGCCATTTGCAAATGCGATCCGTAGCGAAGATAAAAAGTATATAGCGAATGAATTACAACGAATTGCGGATTTAGGACGTTCTCTTGGTAAGGATATTGGTAAGGCTAGAGGATTCGATTATTTCCTATTGGAAGGGAGTACGATTGCCAAGAAATTAGACCAAGCTGCCATTGCGTTACAAGGGAAAATAAAATCGGTAGTCGATTCGCTGAAGGAAATCTTCCCTCTTGATCAATTGGATTATGAAGGATCCATCTTCTTACAAAATACAGTGATCGATCTCACTTCGAAAACAAAATCCATCATCGATAAAGGAGAATACCTGACCTATGATCAAATGATCTTAAAGGTTTATGATGTGATTGTTCGTAACCCAAACCAAACCTTGGTCCAATCCTTACAAGAACGATTCCAAGTTTGTATCCTAGATGAATTCCAAGACACAGACAAAAACCAATACCAAATTTTCAAAACTTTATTTTTAGACAAAGATACAAAGTCAAGAATGCTCTTTTGTATTGGTGACCCGAAACAAAGTATCTACGGATTTCGCGGAGCCGATATTGGAATTTATCTAGATGCATCTCGTGACTTTGAATCCAAATCTACCTTAGAAACAAATTATCGATCCACAAAAGAATTAATCCATGGACTCAATACCATTTTCCATGATGAAACAAAAGAATTTGGTACAACACATTTTTTCCCCATCGAAGAACCAGGCTCTAAAAAAGAAAACTACTTATACCATAAAGTATTTTCGCCTGACCCTGAAACCATCAAATACAAGTATGTAAATCCCGATGAATCAGCGATTCATATTTTTGATTTCAAAGAACGGATACAAAACGTAAGTAAAGTAAGAAATACTTGGGCGGAAACTATTCGAAATGAAATCAAACGCATCCAAACCAAAGAAACAATTCTCTCGTATCACAAAAAAGGGGAACGCGCTCCCCAAGAGATCAAGTTAAAGGACATAGCCATACTTTGTGGGAATCAAAAAGAATCAGCTCTTGTTGAATCTTATCTAGCAAAAGCGGGTATCCCATGTTCCATCTACAAACAAAGAGGGATTTACCAATCAAGAGAAGCAGACCAAATTCAAAATCTTTTGGAATGTTTACTCGGTGCCAACTCATCACAAAGTTATAAAAAAATTCTATTCTCTGATATCTTTTCTATCCACCCACATGAAATCCAAAAGTTTGATGAACACTCCATTGACTCGTATGAGAAATCACTCATCGACAAATGGCAAAGACTCGTCAAAGAAAATCGGTATGCCAGTTTCTTTCGTTCGGTGATGGATGAAACCAAACTCTTTTGGCTGGAAGGCAAAAGTACACTCGAATGGGAACGTAAACGTACAAACTTCCGGCAAATCTTCCAAAAATTATTAGAAATACAACTGAAGTCAAATTGTAGTTTGCAAGAGTTACTCTCCCATTTACGTGAGCTCAAACAAAAAAAACAATCTCCCGAAGAAGAGCCGTTATTTGATCGCGAAACAGAAGAAGATTCTGTACAAATTTTAACCATCCATGCATCAAAAGGATTAGAGTGGCCAGTTGTATTCTTATTTTATTTTGGAAACAGGGGAAACAACATTCCCAATAAAGAATACTCAATCGAAATCGAAACTCCTGAAGGCAAAAAAAGAAAATGGATCCTTGGTTTATGGGATGTAAATCCCGATAAAGAAGACGAAGAAAACCATTTTCTAAACGAACAAAAACGTCTGTTATATGTAGCACTTACGAGACCTAATCTAAGGCTTTACCTTCCCAAACTCAATTGGGGAAGGTCCAATACACTTCCTAATTCTGGTTATAGCCAGATCCTTTATCAGGAATTACAAAGAATTGAATCCTTACGAAAAGAGAATCCTTCTCTAACATCGAGTTTTGTGTTCAGAGATCCAAGTGAAATTGCAGAAGTACAAAATACAAATCCTCTTCCTACAAATGACACCCAACCGAAGAAACCAACCTCCCCGATTTTATACCCTTCTGAAATCAAAATTGGTAGAGTGCTCTTGCAGCATAGTTACACAAGTTTGCAAGCAAGTGAAAAAAACTTAAATGTCACCCAAGAAGAAAAGAAAAAAGAATTAGAAGAAACTCCTGATGTGGAAGTGAGTTCCACTTTTGAATTGCCTTCCAGTGCGAAGATCGGAAATTTTTTACATAACATTCTTGAATTATGTGATTTCTCAATCTTCCAATTGGATGTGGATGCGATCCTACAAAGTTCTGTATGGAAGTGGGCTTACCAAAAATCGTTTGTTCGATATCCAATCGAAGTTGAGGGTAAGGAACTTAAAATAGAAGAGACTGTTGCTTCCCTATTGAAACAAGCTATGACAGCAAAGATCAACCTTGCGACGGGCAATTCCATATCCTTAAGTGAATTAAAGGAAGAAGAAAAGTCCGCAGAATTAAAATTCCATTTATTCTTACAAAACTTACTCCTTGAAAGTGGTGCTTCCTTAACCGATGGTTTCGAACATTACTTAAAAGGAGCCATCGATTTGGTGTTTGTGAAGGACAAGAAATACTATATTGTCGATTATAAATCCAATCTCTTACCGAACAATGATTATAGTAGCGAAGCCGTCGCCAATGCCGTCCGAGATAAGGGGTATCTCTTCCAAAAGTCAGTGTATTCCTTTATTTTATTTGAATACCTAAAGTCTCTTTTTGGACCCGATGTAGCCTTAGACAAGTTTGGTGGAGCCTACTATTTATTCTTACGAGGGATGTCTGGGGATAAACAAACCGGTATCTACTCTGATTTAAAACATTCCGATTCCGAATGGACTCTCGAGCAGTTCGAAGGGATCAAAAAAGAAGTGATGGCCTATATCCGTAGTGCTTCTGACCAATTAGAAAAGGTATATTCATGA
- the recD gene encoding exodeoxyribonuclease V subunit alpha, whose product MKVIDEKIQSFVNSLYNLFPDWDPSLKDTMASLLVQSQSGDLYIPITDDNTIDKLKSYFPFVIEKVGTESRLYLQKSHSEKIKFESLLRSFLNHKTNQNKKPKITDEEITKIVTSLETESKITLAKEQRETIRDVITSNFRVISGGPGTGKTTVVSFLLMALYRLELLTNVERIALVAPTGRASQRLTESIQRNLERFAENPSESSKFRGQTIHNVLKINPTTNQAKFGEKRTLPYDLIIIDETSMVDLKLMNLFFSAIHFDTHIILLGDPNQLPSVGQGEVLTDLITTLKNKKEFLSELKSNHRFSNDSEFSVFAEVVKQSFDESNETKSFPKPNLITKTELHLGKDFVWIQGDKKTKQTKGNHHEILDWNLESMVPFLWEEWYLHTAKEAANLHWEPNALKDPKNKLMFESILNEYRCLTILRNGYFGIEAIQNQILSYAKKQITNPKNETNLKYRQLSKSFYFEGMPIIIQSNDQMRKLFNGDIGLVVSIHSELRAVFSIEDRLYSFALDTLPDHEPAFFLTIHKSQGSEYKSILLYLPPITALDVDAENNLSILNRRILYTAITRAKERVILLGDFQTWEFGLQSFRKRYTGIQIF is encoded by the coding sequence ATGAAAGTGATCGATGAAAAAATCCAATCCTTTGTGAATTCCTTATATAATCTTTTCCCCGATTGGGACCCGTCACTCAAGGATACAATGGCAAGTTTACTGGTACAATCCCAAAGCGGAGATCTGTACATTCCTATCACAGATGACAACACAATCGATAAACTGAAATCGTATTTCCCGTTTGTGATTGAGAAAGTGGGAACAGAATCTCGACTGTATCTGCAAAAAAGCCATTCAGAAAAAATCAAATTCGAATCTTTACTACGGTCATTCTTAAACCATAAAACAAACCAAAACAAGAAGCCAAAGATCACTGACGAAGAAATCACAAAGATCGTTACAAGTTTAGAAACCGAATCAAAGATCACACTTGCGAAAGAACAAAGGGAAACAATCAGAGATGTCATCACCTCCAACTTTCGAGTGATCTCTGGTGGCCCAGGGACTGGGAAAACGACAGTGGTTTCCTTTCTCTTAATGGCATTATACCGATTGGAATTACTCACCAATGTGGAACGGATTGCACTTGTGGCACCAACAGGAAGAGCATCACAAAGATTAACTGAATCCATCCAAAGGAATTTAGAAAGATTTGCAGAGAATCCTTCTGAGTCTTCCAAGTTCCGTGGACAAACCATTCACAATGTTTTAAAAATCAATCCAACGACAAACCAAGCCAAATTTGGTGAGAAGCGGACTTTACCATATGATTTGATCATCATAGATGAAACGTCCATGGTGGATTTAAAATTGATGAATTTATTTTTTTCAGCAATCCATTTTGATACTCATATTATACTTCTCGGTGATCCGAACCAACTTCCTTCGGTTGGACAAGGTGAGGTATTAACCGATCTCATCACGACCTTAAAAAACAAAAAAGAATTTTTATCAGAACTTAAAAGTAACCACCGGTTTTCGAATGATTCTGAATTCAGTGTGTTTGCTGAAGTCGTCAAACAATCCTTTGATGAGAGTAATGAAACGAAATCGTTCCCAAAACCAAACCTTATCACAAAAACAGAACTCCATTTGGGAAAGGATTTTGTTTGGATCCAAGGTGATAAAAAAACAAAGCAAACAAAGGGAAACCATCACGAGATCCTCGATTGGAACTTAGAGAGTATGGTTCCATTTTTATGGGAAGAATGGTATCTACACACTGCTAAAGAAGCCGCAAACCTCCATTGGGAACCGAACGCACTAAAAGACCCAAAGAATAAATTGATGTTTGAATCCATCTTAAATGAGTACAGATGTCTCACGATATTACGAAATGGTTACTTTGGAATTGAAGCCATCCAAAATCAGATTTTGAGTTATGCCAAAAAACAAATCACAAATCCGAAAAACGAAACGAATCTCAAATACCGCCAGTTATCTAAGTCGTTTTACTTTGAAGGGATGCCCATCATCATCCAATCAAATGACCAAATGAGAAAATTATTCAATGGTGACATTGGCCTTGTGGTTTCGATCCATTCTGAATTAAGGGCAGTATTCTCCATTGAAGATCGTTTGTATTCCTTTGCACTGGATACACTACCTGACCATGAACCAGCTTTTTTTCTCACCATACACAAAAGCCAAGGTTCGGAATACAAATCGATTTTACTCTATCTCCCTCCCATAACAGCTTTGGATGTGGATGCAGAAAACAATCTTTCCATTCTGAACCGAAGGATCTTGTACACGGCAATCACTCGCGCCAAAGAAAGAGTAATCCTACTTGGAGATTTCCAAACATGGGAATTTGGATTACAATCATTCCGCAAACGGTATACAGGAATTCAAATTTTTTAA